In Oryza brachyantha chromosome 2, ObraRS2, whole genome shotgun sequence, a single window of DNA contains:
- the LOC102706358 gene encoding desmethyl-deoxy-podophyllotoxin synthase-like produces the protein MEEPMRYSYYHYAGLVVALLVIVRLRKRDGGDGIRLPPGPWRLPVIGSLHHLAGKPLVHRALADLARRMDAPLMYLRLGEVPVVVASSPDAAREVMRTHDVAFATRPWSPTVKIMMADGEGLVFAPYGDLWRQLRRIAILELLSARRVQSFRRVREEEAARLAAAIAAAAPGEPVNVSERIAVLITDSAVRAMIGDRFKRRDEFLEILAEGLKLVSGFSIGDLFPSSWLASFVTGGARRARENHRKNFELMDCAIEQHQERRAAAAANGDVVEDDDLVDVLLRIQKGGGLDVPLTMGIIKAVILDLFSAGSETSATTIQWGMSELMRNPRVMKKAQAELRDNLRGKPKVVEEDLINLNYLKLVIKETLRLHLPAPLLLPRESRESCKILGYDVPKGTTVLVNAWAIGRDSKYWDDPEEFKPERFEDSKVDFKGMDFEFLPFGAGRRMCPGIMFALTNVELALATLLYHFDWSLPGGVKPGDLDMTEEMGITVRKKNDLYLDVVVHVPLHTTP, from the exons ATGGAGGAACCAATGCGTTACAGTTACTACCACTACGCCGGCCTCGTCGTGGCTCTGCTCGTGATCGTCCGGCTGAGGaagcgcgacggcggcgacggcatcaGGCTGCCACCGGGGCCGTGGCGGCTGCCGGTCATCGGCAGCCTGCACCACCTCGCCGGGAAGCCGCTCGTGCACCGCGCGCTGGCCGACCTCGCGCGCCGGATGGACGCGCCGCTCATGTACCTCAGGCTCGGCGAGGTGCCCGTGGTAGTGGcctcgtcgccggacgccgcgcgGGAAGTGATGCGGACGCACGACGTGGCGTTCGCGACGCGGCCGTGGAGCCCCACCGTCAAGATCATGATGGCCGACGGGGAGGGCCTCGTGTTCGCGCCCTACGGCGACCTGTGGCGGCAGCTCCGCCGGATCGCCATCCTCGAGCTGCtctccgcccgccgcgtccAGTCGTTCCGCCGCgtcagggaggaggaggccgcccgcctcgccgcggccaTCGCCGCGGCGGCTCCGGGCGAGCCCGTCAACGTCAGCGAGCGGATCGCCGTGCTCATCACCGACTCGGCGGTGCGCGCCATGATCGGGGACAGGTTCAAGAGACGGGACGAGTTCCTGGAGATCCTCGCCGAAGGGCTGAAGCTCGTCTCAGGGTTCAGCATCGGCGACCTGTTCCCGTCGTCGTGGCTCGCCAGCTTCGTCACCGgcggggcgcggcgggcgcgcgAGAATCACCGCAAGAACTTCGAGCTCATGGACTGCGCAATCGAGCAGCACCAGGAGCGgcgagccgcggcggcggcgaacggcgacgtgGTGGAAGACGACGATCTGGTGGATGTCCTCTTGAGGATACAGAAGGGAGGTGGCCTCGACGTGCCCCTCACCATGGGAATCATCAAAGCCGTGATCCTA GATCTTTTCAGCGCCGGAAGTGAGACATCAGCGACGACAATCCAATGGGGCATGTCGGAGCTCATGAGGAACCCAAGAGTAATGAAGAAAGCGCAAGCCGAGTTGCGCGACAATCTGCGAGGAAAGCCAAAGGTGGTCGAGGAAGACttgatcaatctaaattatCTAAAGCTCGTTATCAAGGAGACACTGAGGTTGCATCTGCCAGCACCTTTGCTCCTTCCTCGAGAGTCTAGGGAGTCATGCAAGATCCTTGGATATGATGTGCCAAAGGGCACTACTGTGCTTGTAAATGCATGGGCGATTGGCAGAGACTCTAAATATTGGGATGACCCTGAAGAGTTTAAGCCTGAGCGGTTTGAGGACAGCAAAGTTGACTTCAAAGGTATGGACTTCGAGTTCTTACCATTCGGAGCCGGACGAAGAATGTGCCCTGGCATAATGTTTGCATTGACAAACGTAGAACTCGCTCTTGCTACCCTTCTCTATCACTTTGATTGGAGCCTTCCTGGTGGGGTGAAGCCAGGCGATCTAGACATGACAGAAGAGATGGGCATCACCGTTAGAAAAAAGAATGacctatatttagatgttgtCGTTCATGTGCCACTCCATACAACACCTTAG
- the LOC102717314 gene encoding zealexin A1 synthase-like, translated as MTMVQGVTGYLGLFSALLLITLVLRKVARKANGDAAGRRPRHPPRPWRLPVIGNLHQLMVGGPLIHRTMADLARRLDAPLMSLRLGEVDVVVASSADAAREITKTHDVKFATRPWSSTRKFLVADGVGLAFAPYGALWRQLRKIAILELLSARRVQSFRRIREDEVSRLVAAVAAAAQPGGEAAVNMSERIAVLISDTAVRTIMGDRFSRRDEFLECLAIGLKVSSGFSLGDLFPSSRLASFVSGTTRRRAVANHRKQFELIEFALRQHEERRAAAAGAVDDDLIDVLLRLQKEAAFEVLLTMGTVKAVVLDLFGAGSETSANTLQWVMSELLRNPRVIQKAQAELRNTLQGKQSLTEDDLTRLKYIKLIIKETLRLHPVAPLLIPRECRETCKIMGYDIPIGITMFVNVWAIGRDPKYWDDPETFKPERFEDGHIDYKGTDFEFLPFGAGRRMCPGIAFAEATMELVLASLLYHFDWKLPNDILPTKIDMTEEMGVTIRRKNDLYLVPTIIVPPLVAP; from the exons ATGACCATGGTGCAAGGTGTCACTGGCTACTTGGGCCTCTTCTCGGCTCTCCTGCTGATCACTCTCGTGCTCCGTAAGGTGGCGAGGAAGGCGAACGGTGATGCCGCCGGGCGCCGGCCGAGGCATCCACCGCGGCCGTGGCGGCTGCCGGTCATCGGCAACCTCCACCAGCTCATGGTCGGCGGCCCTCTCATCCACCGCACCATGGCCGACCTGGCCCGCCGGCTGGACGCGCCGCTCATGTCGCTGAGgctcggcgaggtcgacgtcGTGGTCGCCTCGTCCGCCGACGCGGCCAGGGAGATCACCAAGACGCACGACGTCAAGTTCGCGACGCGGCCATGGAGCTCCACCAGGAAGTTCCTGGTGGCCGACGGTGTCGGGCTGGCGTTCGCGCCCTACGGCGCGTTGTGGCGGCAGCTCCGCAAGATCGCCATCCTCGAGCTTCTCAGCGCTCGCCGCGTCCAGTCGTTCCGCCGCATTCGAGAGGACGAGGTCAGCCGCCTCGTCGcagccgtggcggcggcggcgcagcccggcggcgaggccgccgtGAACATGAGCGAGCGCATCGCGGTGCTCATCTCCGACACGGCGGTGCGCACGATCATGGGTGACCGATTCTCGAGACGGGACGAGTTCCTGGAGTGCCTCGCCATAGGACTCAAGGTATCTTCAGGGTTTAGCCTTGGCGACCTCTTCCCGTCGTCGAGGCTGGCCAGCTTCGTCAGCGGCACGACGCGACGTCGAGCAGTGGCGAACCACCGCAAGCAGTTCGAGTTGATAGAGTTCGCTCTTAGACAGCACGAGGAGCGGAGGGCAGCGGCTGCCGGCGCTGTAGACGACGACCTCATTGATGTACTCCTCAGGCTTCAGAAGGAAGCAGCCTTCGAAGTACTCCTCACCATGGGCACCGTCAAGGCCGTCGTCCTC GATCTTTTTGGAGCCGGAAGCGAGACATCGGCAAATACACTTCAATGGGTGATGTCTGAGCTCCTAAGAAACCCAAGAGTGATACAGAAAGCACAAGCTGAGCTACGTAATACTCTGCAAGGAAAGCAAAGTTTGACGGAAGATGACTTGACTAGATTAAAGTATATAAAGCTTATTATCAAGGAGACCTTACGGCTACATCCAGTGGCGCCACTGCTTATTCCGAGGGAATGCCGGGAGACATGTAAAATCATGGGGTATGACATTCCTATTGGCATTACTATGTTCGTGAACGTGTGGGCAATTGGAAGAGACCCTAAATATTGGGACGATCCTGAAACATTCAAACCAGAACGATTTGAAGATGGACACATAGATTACAAAGGTACAGACTTCGAGTTTTTACCATTTGGGGCTGGACGAAGAATGTGCCCTGGCATAGCATTTGCAGAAGCAACCATGGAGCTTGTTCTTGCCTCGCTGCTCTATCACTTTGACTGGAAGCTCCCTAATGATATCTTACCGACCAAGATAGATATGACAGAGGAGATGGGTGTTACcattagaagaaaaaatgatCTCTACCTCGTTCCAACCATCATTGTGCCACCGTTAGTTGCTCCCTAG
- the LOC102717587 gene encoding zealexin A1 synthase-like has product MTMVQGVTGYLGLFSALLLITLVLRRAAKKANSDAAGRRPRHPPGPWRLPVIGNLLQLMVGGPLIHRTMADLARRLDAPLMSLRLGEVDVVVASSADAAREITKTHDVKFATRPWSSTRRIMVADGAGLVFAPYGALWRQLRKIAILELLSARRVQSFRRIREDEVSRLVAAVAAAQTGGEAAVNMSERIAVLISDTAVRTIMGDRFSRRDEFLESIAVRIKVTSGFSLGDLFPSSRLASFVGGTTRRAVENHRKQLELIECALRQHEERRAAAAGAVDDDLIDVLLRLQKEAAFEVPLTMGDIKAVVLDLFGAGSETSANTLQWVMSELLRNPRVIQKAQAELRNTLQGKQSLTEDDLTRLKYIKLIIKETLRLHPVVPLLIPRECRETCKIMGYDIPIGITMFVNVWAIGRDPKYWDDPETFKPERFEDGHIDYKGTDFEFLPFGAGRRMCPGIVFAEATMELVLASLLYHFDWKLPNDILPTKIDMTEEMGVTIRRKNDLYLVPTVIVPPSVAP; this is encoded by the exons ATGACCATGGTGCAAGGTGTCACTGGCTACTTGGGCCTCTTCTCGGCTCTCCTGCTGATCACTCTCGTGCTCCGTAGGGCGGCGAAGAAGGCGAACAGTGATGCCGCCGGGCGCCGGCCGAGGCATCCACCGGGGCCGTGGCGGCTGCCGGTCATCGgcaacctcctccagctcaTGGTCGGCGGTCCTCTCATCCACCGCACCATGGCCGACCTGGCCCGCCGTCTGGACGCGCCGCTCATGTCGCTGAGgctcggcgaggtcgacgtcGTGGTCGCCTCGTCCGCCGACGCGGCCAGGGAGATCACCAAGACGCACGACGTCAAGTTCGCGACGCGGCCATGGAGCTCCACCAGGCGGATCATGGTGGCCGACGGGGCCGGGCTGGTGTTCGCGCCCTACGGCGCGCTGTGGCGGCAGCTCCGCAAGATCGCCATCCTCGAGCTGCTCAGCGCCCGCCGCGTCCAGTCGTTCCGCCGTATCCGAGAGGACGAGGTCAGCCGCCTCGTCGcagccgtggcggcggcgcagaccggcggcgaggccgccgtGAACATGAGCGAGCGCATCGCGGTGCTCATCTCCGACACGGCGGTGCGCACGATCATGGGCGACCGGTTCTCGAGACGGGACGAGTTCCTCGAGTCCATCGCCGTACGAATCAAGGTAACTTCAGGGTTTAGCCTTGGAGACCTCTTCCCATCGTCGAGGCTGGCCAGCTTCGTCGGCGGCACGACGCGACGAGCAGTGGAGAACCACCGCAAGCAGTTGGAGCTGATAGAGTGCGCTCTTAGGCAGCACGAGGAGCGGAGGGCAGCGGCTGCCGGCGCTGTAGACGACGACCTCATTGATGTACTCCTCAGGCTTCAGAAGGAAGCAGCCTTCGAAGTACCCCTCACCATGGGCGACATCAAGGCCGTCGTCCTC GATCTTTTTGGAGCCGGAAGCGAGACATCGGCAAATACACTTCAATGGGTGATGTCTGAGCTCCTAAGAAACCCAAGAGTGATACAGAAAGCACAAGCTGAGCTACGTAATACTCTGCAAGGAAAGCAAAGTTTGACGGAAGATGACTTGACTAGATTAAAGTATATAAAGCTTATTATTAAGGAGACCTTACGGCTACATCCAGTGGTGCCACTGCTTATTCCGAGGGAATGCCGGGAGACATGTAAGATCATGGGGTATGACATTCCTATTGGCATTACTATGTTCGTAAACGTGTGGGCAATTGGAAGAGACCCTAAATATTGGGACGATCCTGAAACATTCAAACCAGAACGATTTGAAGATGGACACATAGATTATAAAGGTACAGACTTCGAGTTTTTACCATTTGGGGCTGGACGAAGAATGTGCCCCGGCATAGTATTTGCAGAAGCAACCATGGAGCTTGTTCTTGCCTCGCTGCTCTATCACTTTGACTGGAAGCTCCCTAATGATATCTTGCCGACCAAGATAGATATGACAGAGGAGATGGGTGTTACcattagaagaaaaaatgatCTCTACCTCGTTCCAACCGTCATTGTGCCACCGTCAGTTGCTCCCTAG